The stretch of DNA CTCATCTTCAACACGATTGATACCAACATCGATCACTACCGCACCAGGTTTAACCATTGCTGCGGTAATTAATTGTGGTTTACCTACGGCTGCAATTAAAAGATCTGCTTCTCGACAGACACCAACTAAATCTTGAGTACGGGAATGAGCAATCGTTACCGTGGCATTTTCTTCTAGTAACATCAATGCTAAAGGTTTACCGACTAAGATACTTCTGCCCACAACTACCGCTTTTTTTCCTGCTAGAGGAATTTGATATTCTTGCAATAATTTCATCACCCCAGCAGGCGTACAACTACGCAAACCAGTTTCAGAACGAACTAAGTGACCTAAATTAACTGGATGAAGTCCATCAGCATCTTTATGGGGAGCGATAGTATGCAGTAAAGAAACAGCATCTAGGTGTTTGGGTAAAGGTAATTGAACCAGAATTCCATCAACACGCTCATCTTGATTTAATTGTTGAATAACCTGTTCTAATTCTGCTTGAGAAGTATTTTCTGGAAAATGCTTTCCTAAAGAAGCAATTCCCACTTTATGACAAGACTTTTCTTTATTGCGAACATAAACCGCACTAGCGGGATTATCTCCTACCATTAACACCGCTAAACCTGGAGGACGACCAATTTTAGTTTGTAGCGATCGCACTTGATTTTGTAACTGAAGCTGAATTTTTTGAGCTAAAGCTTTACCATCAAGAATTTGGGCTGTTTGAGCAGGCATGGGGTTGAATAATTAAATAAAAGTTAAGCTGGAGATGATTGATAGTTTTTTCTCTTAATTTAGGATATCTTAAGATGCTTCTCCTCAACAGAGAAATTCAAACCTTTTATCTTAATAGATTATTAATTGTGGGTATGTTTTTGACTACTGGATTTGGATTAGGCAGTTGTCAGCAACTCACTCAAACTCCTGTTGCGATCGCGAAAATTGCCCAAAAACAAACCGGAGCAAAAGTTTATCTTCAGGGAAAAGTACTCAAGCAAGCTCCTTTTTTGGATAGTGGTGCTTATCAACTTCAAGATGCGAGTGGCAGTGTTTGGGTTGTGACAAACTATAACCTTCCTCAACCAGGCGAACAAATTTTGATTCAAGGAGAGATTCAATCCGACATGATTTTTATCGCACAACAAACATTAAAGGAAATTTATATCGTCGAGTTAAAACAGCTAGAAAAATGAATCACTCACCTATTGCTGTTGCTTTAGCTATTTTCCATCAAGACGAGCAATTTTTAATGCAGTTGAGAGATAATATTCCAGAGATTAAGTATCCTGGACATTGGGGTTTATTTGGTGGTCATCTTGAGGCAGACGAAACTCCTGAAGTAGGATTAAAACGAGAAATACTCGAAGAACTTAATTATCAAATCGTCAATCCGATTAAATTTCGCGCCTATGCTGATGCTCAAGTGATTCGTCACGTTTTTCACGCACCTTTAGAAGTAGCAATTGATACTTTAATTTTGGGAGAAGGCTGGGATTTACGGTTATTAAGTTTAGAAGATCTTCACGCTGGTTATGCTTATTCAGAAAAAGCAGGTGGCAATCAACCACTAGGTAAGATTCATCAACAAATTCTGTTGGACTTTTTAAAGTGGCAAAATTGATCAGGTGAAACCAAATAAAATTTAGTAATATTTAAAATATTAGGTATTAGGCATATTATTAATTAACAAGCAGACTGTTGGTGTAATAGATCAAACTCGGAAAATTCTCTTGTACAATACTATCCAAAAAAAAACCTTACCGAAATTTTCATCTCCAGCCGATAGTCTTAGACTTAATTAACTGTTTTAAGAGGAAAAAGCTGCTACGGCTGTTTTTATTCCACTGCCTTCATGGGTTGCACCTAATTGTATAAATATTACTAATTTTGCTCATGAATCAGTCTTTTAAAAAATCTTCTCATGGTCAAGGGCTAAACCCCCCCTCTCAGTCTCGTAAAAATTCTTTTATTAGGTTAGGTAAACTTGTGCCGACGAAATTTATTGGTACTTTAGTTACAGCTTCTTTGGTTGTTGCCTATGCTAACTCTTCAGTCAAAGCAGCCTTAGAAGATAGTCCCAAAACTGTTGTTGATGAAGTGTGGCAAATTGTTAACAATGAGTTTGTCGACCGAGAATTTAATCATATTGACTGGCAAAAACAACGCCAAGAATTACTCAAAAAAACCTATGGCGATCGCAAACAAGCCTATCAAGCCATTAGAGGATCGTTAAAAACCCTGGGAGACCCCTACACTCGTTTTCTTGACCCCGCAGAATTTGAAGAATTAACGAATCAAACTAGTGGAGAATTATCAGGTGTTGGGATTCGTTTAACTATTGATGAAAAAACCAATGACTTAACCGTAGTTGAACCAATCAAAAATTCTCCTGCTGCCAAAGCAGGAATTCAATCAGGAGACAAAATTTTACGGATTAATGGTAAGCCTACTGCTTTAATGAGTATTGAGCAAGCCTCAGAAGCAATTAAAGGAGACGAAGGCACAGAAGTTAGTTTGCAAATTGCTAAACCTAATCAAAAGGTTTTTGACGTAACTTTAGTTCGAGAACAAATAGAATTACCTTCGGTTAATTACACTCTCAATCAAGAAGATCAACTCAAAGTTGGCTATATCAAGCTAGATGAATTTAGTTCTCATGCTGCTGAACAGATGAAAAAAGCCATTGAAGAATTAAGTAATCAGCAAGCTTCAGGCTTTATTTTGGATTTGAGAGGTAATCCAGGCGGATTATTGTTTTCTTCGGTAGAAATTGCCCGAATGTGGCTTGAAGAAGGCTCAATTGTTAGCACTATTGACCGTAAAGGTGGTAATCAAAAGTTTTCGGCTGATGGAAAAGCTTTAACACAATTGCCTTTAGTAGTTTTGATCGATCAATATTCTGCTAGTGCTAGTGAAATTTTAGCAGGCGCATTAAAAGAAAATGGTCGTGCTACACTGGTTGGAACTCGTACTTATGGAAAAGGAACGGTTCAATCAGTTCATTCTCTATCTGATGGTTCGGGATTAGCAGTAACTATTGCTCGTTACTATCCTCCGAGTGGAATTGATATTAATCATAAAGGTATTTCACCTAATATTGAGGTGGATTTAAGCAAACAAGACCAAATTACACTCAATACCAATCCTGCTTTAATTGGAACAGATGCCGATCCTCAATACGCCAGAGCAGTGAATATTCTGCGTCAAAATGGCCTTAGTCGAGTTGATAGACCCCCAGCATCGATGAGCATTCGCTAGTCGAATTGATTCTCAATTAGCTAGATTAACTTATACTGAAATAATTCATGAAGATACAATGCTCTAAACTTGGTAGAGCCTAAAAATAGGAAAATTTGGCATAGTTTATAGCACTTCTAATTCATTTTCGCGAAAGTGAGCTTTAAATTTTTTATCAAATTTAACTAGCACCGGTAAATTGGGACTAATTTGTCTTCCTTGCCAATTAATCATAATATCAACAATTTCCCCTTCCATCCCTTTGAGATCGAAGGGTTCTTTTTTCTTCTGAGGATAGTGATAGACGACTACGGATTCTTTAACTCGAACGCGATCGCCAATTTTCATATTGTCTCTCTCTCTTAATGATCTACTATGTAAATTTAATAATTAAGTGCAGTTTTTAAGCAACCTTACTATTGTTACATGAGTCGGGACTTTCAAACATGGCTTCCAGACGATTTAGTTCAGAGAAAAAGCTTCAGAAATTGATTTAAGCATCTTGAGCTAATTGACAGCGATCGCAAACTCCAAAAAATTCTAAAGTATGATAGTACACTTTAAAATGATGAGACTGTTCTAGCTGATGTTCTAGATCATGAACAGGACATTCAGCAATGGGAATTGAATTACCACAATTAACACAGGTAAGATGATGTTGGTCTTGATGAATTGAACTATAAACTGATTCCCCATTAGGTAGAGTACGTACCTGTATTTCTCCTTGAAGTTTAAGAGCTTCTAAAGAACGATATACAGTGGCTAACCCCATATTTTGGTTGCTTTTACGTAGTTTGATATAAAGATCCTGGGCAGAAATTGCTCTTTTAACATTTTTGAGTAACTGAAGAATGCGCTCTTGAGAACGAGTACGTTGAGCTTTCATTGCAAATTGAGATACTAAGCACGATTTATATATACTAAGCTATACCAGTTGAGTCGATAACTAATGATTATCTAATTACAACTGTCGTTGAGTAGTTAGACATAGATAAAATTTATTGGTAGAGTAAGAGAAAAGAAACTGGGGAACAAGAGCAAAAAAATTTTTAGTTCAGCTTTAGGCTGATTTAATTTGCTTAAATTGTTGAACTATGGTCAGAACATCGCTACGACTAAGTTTTTCTTTGCCCATTGCGATCGCATCTAAAGTTCCGTGGGCTAAAACTAAAGGAATTTGACAAAAATCTAAGGCAGGACCAGGTTTTAATTGTTTAGTATATAGATCGGCTAAATGTAAGTTCCGACGAGCATAAACTTGCAAATCTTCCTTATTCCAACCTTGGGGTAGAAAATTGACTCCTCTGGTTAGATCTTCACTATGATTACGAATAATATTAACCGCTTGTAAACCGCGACCAAACCCAATTGCGTAAGTACGATTAGTTTGGGTGTTATCATACCAAGCCCACAAATCTGATAGTAACAATCCGACTGCACCAGCTACACTAAAAGTATAACGGTCTAGCTCTACTTCTGTTTCAATCTGCCAATTTTTTTCTGCCCAATAAGCCATGCGATCCGCCATAGCAGCAGTAGCATCCCAAATTCGAGGTGCGATAGTTTCTGGCGCTAGACTTGCCCATTCGTCAAGACGAAGTGTTACCTCGGGCAGAATATTTTGATAACTAGATAAGCTCTGAGCAATAGTACCAGCAGAAGAATGATTAACGATTTGCTGGAGTTGAAGACTAATTTGACGTAAAAGTTGGGCTTTGGTTGAGTTATCTAATTGGGGATGATCTTCGATTTCATCAATTGCCCGCATACATAGATAGCCTGATGCTACTGCTGCTTGCAACTGTCCCGGTAAACGAACAATGGGGATATAGAAAGTCCGACTGGTTTGCTTGAGAATTTCTAAAGCATTGGTAAGCACGGTCATTAATATTAGCTCCTCACGCTACGGACATCTTTTTCACTTAGAACAATTCTAGTGACGTGTCCTTAACTTTTCGCTAGGATACACCGAATTACCAATCTCTAGATTAGGAAAACTTTAAAAATTAAGGATTGATGAATAAATAAGGGTTTAATTTAGATTAAATCGTACTTATGAGAGAGTACTGCAAAAATTACTGCGATCGCGGTAATTGCCAAAGCAATGATGGGATGTTGTCCCTGGCTAACCGCAAAAGAAGTAACTATTCCTGCTCCTACAGCAGCAGTAAGACCAGCACCAATTAAATCTTTATCTGTTCCTTTGTTATACATGAATTTGCTTTTTTAGTTAAAGTTATTCAAGGCAAAATAATAGAAAATAAATTATCATTACCTAGTCTTTTGACCAAGAGAAAACTGAGTTATTGCAATTAAGCTTTAAATTTGGCTAATTTTCTTTACAAAAAACTCTTAAGAGGTGGGAAAATAATAAATTTAGTGAAGCGTTCAAATTTATCTTAACTTTAAATGTCTCAAAGTTATCAAGTTACAATTAACCACCAAGGAAAAACCCAAACTATAGAGGTTCAGTCAGAACAAACTATTCTTCAAGCAGCTTTAGATGCGGGAATAGAATTACCTTATTCCTGTAGTGCTGGAGTTTGTACCACCTGTGCAGCAAAATTGAGTGAAGGTGAAGTTGAACAAACTGATGGGATGGGACTTTCTCCCGAATTACAAGCAGAAGGTTACGCCCTTTTATGTGTCTCTTATCCGCGTTCAGATATTCAATTAGTATCGGAACAAGAAGAAATAGTTTATCAAAGACAATTTGGGCAGCCTTCTTAACAGTTACCAGTTATCAGTTATCAGTTATCAGTTTTTTACTTTTTACTTTTCCAATTAATACATGAATATTACCTGAAACCTTAAACTTTAGTATTATTTTTAATAAAATCTCCTCTGGCCTGGTATATTTATCATTCATCTTTTAAGATTGTTTCCAACGGTTCAAAAATGTCCTTGGGAAGATCAAACTCTTTTGCCATTGCTTTAACAGATTTTCTGAACCAATCTTGATAGTTTTCTTCTAAGTAGCTATTGAGACTGGGGGAATCTTTGAGAATATCCTTAATTTCCTCTCGAAAATTAACTATTTCTTTTTCCCAATGTTTTTGGTTGTATTGTCTTTCTGATTCCCAGTATTTTAATTTGAGAATATGCTCAATCAATCTTTTAACATAGCTTCTTAAAGCTCTTTTTTCGCTTGCTCCCATATCCTCAATTGTTTCTAGTAATCCTTCCCAGTCCATATTTGCTACATCTTGGTTTTTAATCGCGATCGCTGTTTGTTCTAGCCAAAGATTGAAATCTTGATTGTATAATCTTGCTTCATTAACCATCATGTTTATTACTTCATTTAGTTTTAATCAAAAAAATGGATTGAGTAAAAAGCTTTACGATCATAGGAAGAGGAGTGAAAGTAGAGATAAAGTCTTATTCTTGCTTTACTATAAATTATGACCTTGATTATTAACGAACCTTTAAAAATCGAGAGAATTGCGATCGCGATTGCTAATTTACCTCAGTCTTTACAAGGCAAAAAAATTGTTCAATTTTCCGATCTACACTATGACGGAATTCGTTTATCAGAACATTTATTAGCTGAAGCGATCGATTTGAGTAATCAAGAAAATCCTGATTTGGTTGTATTAACAGGAGATTTTGTTACAGACGATCCCAGTCCGATTGAAAATTTAGCACTGAGGTTAAAACGTTTAACAGCTAAAACAGGTTTATATGCTTGTTTGGGTAATCATGATTATTGTCGTCGTTATCCCAATTCTCAACAACAAATTACCGATGCACTTACCGCAGTAGAGATTCAGGTACTTTGGAATGAAATTGCTTATCCTTGGGGACAAGACTTAGCTTTAGTGGGATTGGCAGATTTTTGGTCACGAGAATTTCAACCTGAACTCGTATTTAACCAAATTGCGCCCGAAATACCTCGAATTGTTCTATCTCATAATCCTGATTCGGCAGAAATTTTAAAACCGTGGCGAGTTGATTTACAACTTTCAGGTCATACTCATGGTGGTCAATTTGTGATACCTGGTTATGGTGCTGCACCAATTTTATTACAGCAGATTAGAAAAGCTACTCCCAAATCTATCAGTAAGCATATTCCGTTTTTGCGAGAATGTTATCGGGTTGTCAAATATTGGCAATGGTCGGAAGGATGGCATCAAGTAGGCAATAATCAGTTATATGTTAATCGTGGTTTAGGAACTTATGCCCCTGGTAGACTTTTTTGTCCGCCAGAAATGACAGTGATTACCTTAGAATCAAGAGAGTAAATGCTTAATGACTAAGGATTAATGCGCGATCGCTTTCTATTTATTCGTTCAGATTTGGCTCAATTAGCAGCTTATGTTCCTAATCCTGGAGGAGAGGTTACGACAGCTTTAGATTGTCTTGATGCTAATGAAAGTCCCTTCGATTTACCTAGTCAATTAAAAGAGAAATTAGCTTGGCATTATCAGCAAGAGATTTCTACTAATCGCTATCCAGATGGTTCTCATCAAGTTTTAAAAGAGTTAATTGCCCAATATGTTAATGAGTCTGCTGAGATTAATCCTGGAGTGACAAAGGATCATATTTCGGTGGGCAATGGTTCTGATGAATTGATTCGTTCTTTGTTGATTGCTACTTGTCTGGGTAACGAAGGTTTGATTTTAGTTGCTAACCCAACTTTTTCGATGTACGCAATTTTAGCCAAAACATTAGGAATTTCCATTGTTAGTGTTGAGCGTTTAGAAACTGATTTTTCAATTGATTTAGATGCAGCCCAAAAAGCGTTGAATTCTGCTCAAAATCCACCAATTAGAGTTGTTTTTGTGGTTCATCCCAACTCTCCTACTGGTAATGTTTTAACTTCTGCCGAATTGAATTGGTTAAGAAGCTTACCAAAAGATATTTTAGTAGTCATTGACGAAGCTTATTTTGAATTTAGTAAAACTTCTGTCGTTTCAGAACTTCAGCAACATCCAAACTGGGTTATTCTCCGCACCTTTTCTAAAGCCTTTCGTCTAGCTACCCATCGAGTAGGTTATGCGATCGCTCATCCTGAATTAATTATTACCTTAGAAAAAGTTCGTTTACCCTACAATCTACCTGCCTTTTCTCAAGCAGCAGCTACTATTGCATTACAACATCGTGATTTGATTTTACCTTCTGTGGCAGACATAATTCAAGAGCGAGATCAATTATGGCAAGCTTTAGCAGAAATACAACAGATACAAGTTTGGCGAAGTAGGGCAAATTTCCTTTATCTGAAGTTGCCAGATCGTAATTTAGAACAAATTGTGCAACAGCTAAAAAGTCAAGGAACTGTAATTCGCCATACAGGAGGAGGATTAAGAATTACAATTGGCACTCCAGCAGAAAACCTCAGAACTTTAAAAAGATTAAAAGCAGTTTCTGTTTAAGAAAGATCAGTAGAGACGTAACGTGTTACGTCTGCACAAAAGCAAAGGTTTTGATTTTCAAGCTAATTAGTTTCTTCTGAAGCTAAAAATTGGCGGAGTCTGATTAAACTAAAAGTTTGACCAACACTAAGAGGTAATAAAGAAATACCTTCTAAACGAGACTGTACCCAACCTTCTCCCCAATACCATTCGTGATAACCATCAATTCCCTTACTCAATAACAGACGCAAACAATTATCGTTGGCTACTTGTACCTGATGTTCAATTTCGATTAATCCAAACCAACTCTTATAAGTTAAGCCTTCCTGAAGCTGCTGAGGTAAACTTGAGGAAAACCTTTGTGGCCACATCCACTTACTTAATTGATCGGTTTGAATTAAACTATCGCGAATCTTTTCTTCGCTAGCTTCAAGTTCAATTCGTAAGTGACTTTGTTGAAAAGTTCCTAACATAGTAGTAGCAATTATTGTTTAGGTCTATAGGTAATTGTAAAAATTAATTTTTATCTTGGTTATCGAGAGAATAGAAAAAACTGCTTTAAAACTCAGCCAATAAGCTAAACTGAGAACTTGGCAGACTTTTTGGAGGTAAATTATGTCTTGGCAACGCCCAGACGGACGAAAATTGGATCAAATGCGTTCTCTTGTGTTCCAATGCGATTTTACTTCTTCTGCTGCTGCTTCTGTTTTAACTCATTGGGGTAATACCAAGGTTCTCTGTACGGCTAGTATTCAACCAGGAGTACCCAGATTTCTAATCGATAGTGGACAGGGATGGTTAACTGCCGAATATAGAATGCTTCCTAGTGCAACTGTACCACGTCAACAACGAGAATGGCTAAAATTGTCTGGACGTACTCAAGAAATTCAAAGATTAATCGGAAGAAGTTTAAGGGCTGCGATCGATCTTAAAGCACTTGGAGAAAGAACAGTTACGATTGATGCAGATGTTTTGCAAGCTGATGCAGGAACTCGTACCGCTTCAATTACTGGGGGTTATGTAGCTTTAACTCAAGCAATTAATAAGTTATTGCAACAAGGAGAAGTTCAATCATCTCCAATGATATCTCCTGTCGCTGCGGTTTCTGTGGGTTTAATAGAAGGAGAGGTTTTTTTAGATTTAGACTATCCTGAAGATGTGGCTGCTGATGTAGATTTAAATGTGGTGATGAATGGCAACTTGAATCTAATCGAAGTACAAGGTACAGCAGAATCAGGTAGTTTTTCTCGTCAACAAATGAATCAAATGTTGGATTTGGCAGAAAAAGGTATTAAAGAATTATTGGCATTGCAACAACAAGTAATATGAAGTCTTGTTGAATAGTTACATCTTAATGAGGACAAAGTAACAAGTAACCAGAAAGAGGTCAGGGCTTTGCTATATATATATCCTTTCTCGCTCTTGGTGAGGTACACCATTATCAGTTACTAATTACTAATTATTAGGAATTAATAATCAACCATTAACATAAGCGAAGCGCACTACCGTAGGTCTCAACTCCGATGATGAGGCGTCATCATCAGCCGAAGGCGCAGCGCGCCACCAACGCTCAACCAGGAAAATGAACTGTATCTCATTAATCTGAGAACCGCACCTTGAAATAAAAAAATAAAAACCCCAATGGAAATTAACCATCGAGGAGAAAATTTTAGATAGTAACAATTAACTGGATTAGTAATTGTTATAATTAGCTTTTTTGTTCTTTTTAATTCGTCGTCGCTTGATTGTTTGAGGAAATCCCAAATTTTCAATTACCTGATACTTTCTTTCTTCTTCTAGTTGTTTTAACCGAGTAAAATCAACCCAGTGAATGCAATTAACAGGACAAGTATCAATTGCTTCTTCAACTAATTCTTCAGAATCTCCATTTTGATTAAAAACTCTCGCCCGTCCGTAATTTGGTTCGATATAAAAAGTATTAGGAGCAGTATGAGCGCAGTGCTTACAGCCGATGCAAGTAGTCTCGTCGACATAAGCACCTTTTTGCCTTAATAATCCACCTAACTCTGGTTCAAATCCAGTTCTTTCGGGCGCATCTCGCAAAATCCCACCTAATTCTGGTTCAAAACCAGAACGAGAGGGAGTGGAAGCAAAATCGGACATTACGCACTCCAGCGTTGCACAACTAAGCGAATTGAACCGTCTTCTTGTTTTTGTTGTTCAGAAATTTCAAATCCTTGTTTGCTAGCTTCGTTAACCACAGTATGGTAAGCATAGCGTTGGCTAACCTTTCTCAGGAAACCATCAACAGTTAAAGGTTGTTGCCAATATTGTAAGTCAGCAACTAGCTCGTATTCGCTACCATTCCAACTAAAGCCGATATCGTAGCTGTTATTTTGTTCTACTACTACATCAGCAGTCAAAGTTTGACCTTGATAACCCCTAACTTTACTAGGACCAGATTTCCAATCAATTCCCAAATCATCTAAAGCTGCTTTAAGAGAAGTTAGATTCCGAATTTTAGTTTTGATATTGCTGAAATGTGACATATTGCTATTAACTAAATTGAACTAGATTGAACAAAAACCAGATGTAAACAAATCATTTACCAATCACTAAAGCTATTTTGATTGGTAACTTTAGCTGATTGATTAACCTCTTGAGCATAATATTCAGAGGTTTTGGCAGTTGAAATAACTACCCCAAGTTGTTCTTCAATTGCTGCCGTCACCTCTTGACAAGATGACCCAACAATACCTGTTACTGTCTCTTTAACCCGACCATCGGGATAAATGATAAATTCTAGTGTTTCCATGTTCATGGTCGATCCCTAGGTAGTTAGAGTTGTCCTGGGGTTTGCAGCTATGGGAGTTAAGGCTTTGAAGAAGCTTTAACTCTTTTTAATATAGCTATCTTTAGCAATCGCAGTAATATGAATCGAATTTTATCAAAAATTAATAATAGGTATGGTTATTACTTTATTATTTTCTAAGTTTTCCTTAGCTTGTACTTTCAGTCAAGACATAAAGGGATAAAAAAACCTAATCGCTTAACAAATGTATACAAAAAGAACAATCGAATGATAAAACTAGACAAATAATTTTTGAATTAGTCTTATTTGATGCCATCAAACCAGATAATAAAAATCTGTTCTCTTCGATAAAAAATGCAAAATGATCGTAGATAAGATTACAAATCCTCTGAAAGTAGGTGTTTTAGGTTTTGGTGGTTTAGGACAAGCAGCAGCAAGAATTTTGTCCTGTAAAGGAGAAATGGTTTGGGTAGGTGCAGCAGATCAGCAAGGTTATGCGTATAATTCTTCTGGGTTAGATGTTCAAGCTGCGATCGCGACTTATTCCGCTCATGGTTCATTGGGTTATCTTCCAGAAGATGGCACTCTTAGTCAAACTAGTATCAAAGATTTAACCAATTATGCTGCGTGTGATGGCTATTTTTTGGCTTTACCCAATCTTCCTAATACTTTTATGGCAGATGTCGCTAGACAATTTATTCAATCTGGTTGGCAGGGTGTATTAGTAGACGCATTAAAAAGAACCAGTGCCGTCGAACAGTTATTAGAATTACAAACTCAATTACAAGAAGCAGGAATTACTTATGTAACTGGTTGTGGTGCAACTCCAGGTTTATTGACTGCTGCTGCTGCTGTCGCTGCTCAAAGTTACGTCGAAATTCATAGTGTGAAAATTACTTTTGGAGTGGGGATTGCTAATTGGGAAGCTTATCGTGCCACGATTAGAGAAGATATTGCTCATTTACCAGGATATGATGTCGAAACAGCTAAGGCAATGAGCGATAAGGAAGTGGAAGCTTTACTGGCTCAAACGAACGGCATTCTTGCTCTAGAGAACATGGAACACGCAGATGATATTATGTTGGAATTGGCAGGAATTTGCAGTCGCGATCGCGTTACGGTTGGTGGTGTAGTTGATACTCGTAATCCTAAAAAACCTTTAAGTACTAATGTTCAAATTACGGGACGTACTTTTGAGGGCAAAATTTCTACTCATACTTTTACTTTAGGTGATGAAACTAGTATGGCTGCCAATGTTTGCGGGCCGGCTTTTGGTTATCTCAAAGCTGGAATGGCGCTGCATCGTCGTGGTTTATTCGGTTTATTTACCGCAGCCGAAATTATGCCTCAGTTTGTTAAATAACTATTTTAGTTAAATTTGGCGCGATCGCTTTTAATTAACAATACCCAAATTGGTAAGGGCGAATCACCGTTCGCCCAACTTGACTGGTTCTAGTGTTTTAAGAATTAAGAGTTGAAAACTAATCTCAATTTATTTGTTTTTTGTTTGCTACAGATCGTAAGTACTGCCAAACCCGTACATAAATTTATTCGTAGCAGAAATTTAGCAATTTGAGCGAACAATGTTTATTTATAGCGATCCTAAATCATTTGTGAAAATAACTTCTGCCATCTGCCTTTCCTCTTTAACAATTTTCATGACTCAAATAGGATTGCTATATCAAGCTAAATCAAAAGAATTTACATCAGCAAATCGAATCTTAAATCTCACTTTTCTTGCTTTAACGAAATCTAGTGAATATCCTGGTCTATAATTGATATTTGATGGTTAATAGTGACTTTTTGATTGTTAACTGATTTGTAGCCATATCGGCGACACTTCTCTACTAATAACTGTACAGACGTAACATACATATCTTGATAATCCAACAAAGATTAAGTATCAAAAGATTTAATCTCAAGAAAAGATTAATAAAATTTAATTAATAATTTAGATAAATGTATCAGGCTGAGTGATGCTGGAATTTAGAATTGCGATTAGATAGCTGCATAAAATGCTAGCTCAAATCTAAGAATCTCAGTTTCATCATTTTTTACCTTAGTTACTCAATCACAAGTCTCATGTTTAAATCTCAGAGTCAATTGCAAAGCTATGGATTGGCGATTTCAGCAACATTCCTCGC from Stanieria cyanosphaera PCC 7437 encodes:
- the ctpB gene encoding carboxyl-terminal processing protease CtpB, which codes for MNQSFKKSSHGQGLNPPSQSRKNSFIRLGKLVPTKFIGTLVTASLVVAYANSSVKAALEDSPKTVVDEVWQIVNNEFVDREFNHIDWQKQRQELLKKTYGDRKQAYQAIRGSLKTLGDPYTRFLDPAEFEELTNQTSGELSGVGIRLTIDEKTNDLTVVEPIKNSPAAKAGIQSGDKILRINGKPTALMSIEQASEAIKGDEGTEVSLQIAKPNQKVFDVTLVREQIELPSVNYTLNQEDQLKVGYIKLDEFSSHAAEQMKKAIEELSNQQASGFILDLRGNPGGLLFSSVEIARMWLEEGSIVSTIDRKGGNQKFSADGKALTQLPLVVLIDQYSASASEILAGALKENGRATLVGTRTYGKGTVQSVHSLSDGSGLAVTIARYYPPSGIDINHKGISPNIEVDLSKQDQITLNTNPALIGTDADPQYARAVNILRQNGLSRVDRPPASMSIR
- a CDS encoding squalene/phytoene synthase family protein, giving the protein MTVLTNALEILKQTSRTFYIPIVRLPGQLQAAVASGYLCMRAIDEIEDHPQLDNSTKAQLLRQISLQLQQIVNHSSAGTIAQSLSSYQNILPEVTLRLDEWASLAPETIAPRIWDATAAMADRMAYWAEKNWQIETEVELDRYTFSVAGAVGLLLSDLWAWYDNTQTNRTYAIGFGRGLQAVNIIRNHSEDLTRGVNFLPQGWNKEDLQVYARRNLHLADLYTKQLKPGPALDFCQIPLVLAHGTLDAIAMGKEKLSRSDVLTIVQQFKQIKSA
- a CDS encoding ferredoxin-thioredoxin reductase variable chain; protein product: MKIGDRVRVKESVVVYHYPQKKKEPFDLKGMEGEIVDIMINWQGRQISPNLPVLVKFDKKFKAHFRENELEVL
- a CDS encoding NUDIX hydrolase, whose translation is MNHSPIAVALAIFHQDEQFLMQLRDNIPEIKYPGHWGLFGGHLEADETPEVGLKREILEELNYQIVNPIKFRAYADAQVIRHVFHAPLEVAIDTLILGEGWDLRLLSLEDLHAGYAYSEKAGGNQPLGKIHQQILLDFLKWQN
- a CDS encoding 2Fe-2S iron-sulfur cluster-binding protein, which codes for MSQSYQVTINHQGKTQTIEVQSEQTILQAALDAGIELPYSCSAGVCTTCAAKLSEGEVEQTDGMGLSPELQAEGYALLCVSYPRSDIQLVSEQEEIVYQRQFGQPS
- the folD gene encoding bifunctional methylenetetrahydrofolate dehydrogenase/methenyltetrahydrofolate cyclohydrolase FolD, whose translation is MPAQTAQILDGKALAQKIQLQLQNQVRSLQTKIGRPPGLAVLMVGDNPASAVYVRNKEKSCHKVGIASLGKHFPENTSQAELEQVIQQLNQDERVDGILVQLPLPKHLDAVSLLHTIAPHKDADGLHPVNLGHLVRSETGLRSCTPAGVMKLLQEYQIPLAGKKAVVVGRSILVGKPLALMLLEENATVTIAHSRTQDLVGVCREADLLIAAVGKPQLITAAMVKPGAVVIDVGINRVEDEQGKSQLVGDVDFEAVAEVAQYITPVPGGIGPMTVAMLLQNTVTSYSRTFGIA
- a CDS encoding metallophosphoesterase — encoded protein: MTLIINEPLKIERIAIAIANLPQSLQGKKIVQFSDLHYDGIRLSEHLLAEAIDLSNQENPDLVVLTGDFVTDDPSPIENLALRLKRLTAKTGLYACLGNHDYCRRYPNSQQQITDALTAVEIQVLWNEIAYPWGQDLALVGLADFWSREFQPELVFNQIAPEIPRIVLSHNPDSAEILKPWRVDLQLSGHTHGGQFVIPGYGAAPILLQQIRKATPKSISKHIPFLRECYRVVKYWQWSEGWHQVGNNQLYVNRGLGTYAPGRLFCPPEMTVITLESRE
- a CDS encoding Fur family transcriptional regulator, whose product is MKAQRTRSQERILQLLKNVKRAISAQDLYIKLRKSNQNMGLATVYRSLEALKLQGEIQVRTLPNGESVYSSIHQDQHHLTCVNCGNSIPIAECPVHDLEHQLEQSHHFKVYYHTLEFFGVCDRCQLAQDA
- a CDS encoding DUF29 domain-containing protein, giving the protein MMVNEARLYNQDFNLWLEQTAIAIKNQDVANMDWEGLLETIEDMGASEKRALRSYVKRLIEHILKLKYWESERQYNQKHWEKEIVNFREEIKDILKDSPSLNSYLEENYQDWFRKSVKAMAKEFDLPKDIFEPLETILKDE